From a single Maylandia zebra isolate NMK-2024a linkage group LG3, Mzebra_GT3a, whole genome shotgun sequence genomic region:
- the gps2 gene encoding G protein pathway suppressor 2 isoform X1, whose translation MPALLERPKLSNAMARALHKHIMRERERKRQEEEEVDKMMEQKMKEEEERKRTKEIEERMSLEETKEQVMKMGEKLQGLQEEKHQLFLQLKKVLHEEEKRRRKEQSFLVSLFSDITTLTSASYQQSLPMHPGQHLLGIQGNPVSHSRPGPLLGERSKQLFPAAVLPARHYQTPGFSSGSAEHGQFSGGQGVHEPYGVAQAQHPSSYAPGPSVPVSFASSSQIRGASAFQAMQYLPHQQAGYPVHFTSQQGYIPGAGIPLQKQLEHANQQSGFTDASGLRPMHPPAMHPSTPGLLPTSSMAVQIPTAKAPFQSSPQSAPRHSFLPHSQSGQRFYHHGK comes from the exons ATGCCCGCCCTGCTTGAGAGACCCAAGCTGTCCAACGCGATGGCCAGAGCTCTCCACAAACACATAATGAGGGAAAGAGAGCGCAAGAGACAAG aggaggaagaggtggaCAAAATGATGGAGCAGAAGAtgaaggaagaggaagagaggaagaggacaaaAGAGATAGAGGAGAGGATGTCCTTGGAGGAAACGAAAGAAcag GTGATGAAGATGGGGGAAAAACTTCAGGGACTACAAGAAGAGAAACATCAGCTCTTTTTACAGCTCAAGAAAGTTCTCCACGAAGAGGAGAAAAGACGAAGAAAAGAGCagag CTTTTTGGTCTCCCTCTTTAGTGATATTACAACTTTGACATCAGCGAGCTACCAGCAGAGTCTGCCCATGCACCCAGGACAGCACCTCCTCGGCATTCAAG GCAATCCAGTCAGCCACAGCAGACCTGGCCCACTGCTCGGAGAAAGGAGCAAACAGCTGTTCCCAGCTGCTGTCCTCCCT GCACGTCATTATCAGACGCCTGGCTTCAGCTCAGGCTCCGCAGAGCACGGCCAGTTCAGCGGAGGTCAGGGGGTCCATGAGCCCTACGGAGTGGCTCAGGCTCAGCATCCTTCCAGCTACGCCCCTGGACCCTCAGTGCCAGTCAGTTTCGCAAGCAGCTCTCAGATCAGAG GCGCATCTGCATTTCAAGCAATGCAGTACCTCCCTCACCAGCAGGCTGGTTACCCTGTTCACTTCACCTCCCAGCAAG GATACATCCCTGGAGCAGGAATACCCCTGCAGAAGCAGCTGGAACATGCTAACCAACAGTCGGGCTTTACTGACGCA AGTGGTTTGAGGCCCATGCACCCCCCAGCCATGCATCCTTCCACCCCAGGTCTGCTGCCCACATCATCGATGGCGGTCCAGATCCCTACTGCAAAG GCTCCGTTTCAGAGCTCTCCCCAGAGCGCTCCCCGTCATAGCTTCCTGCCCCACAGCCAAAGCGGGCAGAGGTTTTACCACCACGGCAAGTAG
- the gabarapa gene encoding gamma-aminobutyric acid receptor-associated protein: MKFQYKEEHPFEKRRSEGEKIRKKYPDRVPVIVEKAPKARIGDLDKKKYLVPSDLTVGQFYFLIRKRIHLRAEDALFFFVNNVIPPTSATMGLLYQEHHEEDFFLYIAYSDESVYGDSQREI; the protein is encoded by the exons ATGAAGTTTCAGTACAAAGAAGAGCATCCCTTTGAGAAGAGGCGGTCCGAAGGcgagaaaataagaaagaagtATCCGGACAGGGTGCCA GTAATTGTGGAGAAAGCACCCAAAGCCAGAATAGGAGATCTGGACAAGAAGAAGTACCTTGTCCCCTCTGACCTGACGG TGGGTCAGTTTTACTTCCTCATCCGGAAAAGAATCCACTTGCGAGCTGAGGATGCGCTCTTCTTCTTTGTAAACAACGTCATTCCACCCACCTCAGCTACCATGGGATTGTTGTACCAG GAGCATCATGAAGAGGACTTTTTCCTCTACATTGCCTACAGTGATGAGAGTGTGTATGGGGACAGCCAAAGGGAAATCTGA
- the gps2 gene encoding G protein pathway suppressor 2 isoform X2 codes for MPALLERPKLSNAMARALHKHIMRERERKRQEEEEVDKMMEQKMKEEEERKRTKEIEERMSLEETKEQVMKMGEKLQGLQEEKHQLFLQLKKVLHEEEKRRRKEQSDITTLTSASYQQSLPMHPGQHLLGIQGNPVSHSRPGPLLGERSKQLFPAAVLPARHYQTPGFSSGSAEHGQFSGGQGVHEPYGVAQAQHPSSYAPGPSVPVSFASSSQIRGASAFQAMQYLPHQQAGYPVHFTSQQGYIPGAGIPLQKQLEHANQQSGFTDASGLRPMHPPAMHPSTPGLLPTSSMAVQIPTAKAPFQSSPQSAPRHSFLPHSQSGQRFYHHGK; via the exons ATGCCCGCCCTGCTTGAGAGACCCAAGCTGTCCAACGCGATGGCCAGAGCTCTCCACAAACACATAATGAGGGAAAGAGAGCGCAAGAGACAAG aggaggaagaggtggaCAAAATGATGGAGCAGAAGAtgaaggaagaggaagagaggaagaggacaaaAGAGATAGAGGAGAGGATGTCCTTGGAGGAAACGAAAGAAcag GTGATGAAGATGGGGGAAAAACTTCAGGGACTACAAGAAGAGAAACATCAGCTCTTTTTACAGCTCAAGAAAGTTCTCCACGAAGAGGAGAAAAGACGAAGAAAAGAGCagag TGATATTACAACTTTGACATCAGCGAGCTACCAGCAGAGTCTGCCCATGCACCCAGGACAGCACCTCCTCGGCATTCAAG GCAATCCAGTCAGCCACAGCAGACCTGGCCCACTGCTCGGAGAAAGGAGCAAACAGCTGTTCCCAGCTGCTGTCCTCCCT GCACGTCATTATCAGACGCCTGGCTTCAGCTCAGGCTCCGCAGAGCACGGCCAGTTCAGCGGAGGTCAGGGGGTCCATGAGCCCTACGGAGTGGCTCAGGCTCAGCATCCTTCCAGCTACGCCCCTGGACCCTCAGTGCCAGTCAGTTTCGCAAGCAGCTCTCAGATCAGAG GCGCATCTGCATTTCAAGCAATGCAGTACCTCCCTCACCAGCAGGCTGGTTACCCTGTTCACTTCACCTCCCAGCAAG GATACATCCCTGGAGCAGGAATACCCCTGCAGAAGCAGCTGGAACATGCTAACCAACAGTCGGGCTTTACTGACGCA AGTGGTTTGAGGCCCATGCACCCCCCAGCCATGCATCCTTCCACCCCAGGTCTGCTGCCCACATCATCGATGGCGGTCCAGATCCCTACTGCAAAG GCTCCGTTTCAGAGCTCTCCCCAGAGCGCTCCCCGTCATAGCTTCCTGCCCCACAGCCAAAGCGGGCAGAGGTTTTACCACCACGGCAAGTAG